In Bacteroides cellulosilyticus, the genomic stretch CATCCTAATTTCAATGCTGAAAAAGAAAAGTTACCATATAGTTTCGGCATACAAGCCACATCCGGTTGATACTTATCTCCCATTTTTTCAATAAGCATCAACCGCTCTTTCTTACATACAAACAGTTCAAACAGTTTGTAAATCCCCAAAGTAATAATTGCCAAAATCGTAGGCACCATGATAAAATCCATCATATTCGTTTCGTTTTAAATTAGTATTTTTGTTCCTTTGTACACTTTAGACGCAGTGTATTGTGTAAGGTTACACATTTCATCGAAAAAAATATTTCTCAGAAATAATGTAACCTCCTACAAAGAGTTGCGTCTAAAAGGCAGAATGGAGTATAACGAAACACATATTATCCAACGCATACTGAGAGGGGAAACTGCTCTATACGAATACTTCCTGAATCAACACGGTCAACAGGTCTTTTCCCTGATTGCCCGCATCATCTGTAATCAGGAAGATGCCGAGGAGTTGACGCAAGACGTTTTTCTGAAAGCGTTCCAGCACCTCTCCTCTTTCAAAGCCGAAAGTTCGTTCTCAACATGGATTTATTCCATTGCTTATAATACGGCGATTTCGGCAACCCGTAAGAAGAAATTCGATACCTTTGCCATGGATGATACGTTGCTCGCCAACATTTCCGACCAACAAGTAGATGAAACGCTTAATGATGAAAGTGAGGAAATGATTATCAGATTAAACAGAGCCATAGAAAAACTTAACTCGGACGAACGTGCCTTGATTACCTTGTTCTACTACGAAGAAAAGTCATTGAATGAAACTGCCCTGATTCTGGGCCTGACGGAAAGCAATGCAAAAGTAAAATTGCATCGCGTACGCAAAAAGATATATGTACTCATAAAACAAGAGGAAGTATGAACGAAGAACAAAAAGACAAAGGGCTGAAAAAAGCCATAAAAGAGGAAAACGGATTTCGTCTACCTTCCAATTTCGCCTACCATACCATGAGGAAGGTGGAAGAAGCCATACGCTTACGCGAAAAGAAATCGGAACGAAGAACGCTGTTTGCTACGATAGCCGCTTCCATATTCTTAATAGGATGCTGCATTGCCGGATTAGTGATTTATTTCGGTAATACAATCAGAGAAGCCTTCATCCGCCCCGAAATACTGGAAACGGAAAAGATCCAAATTCCCTCATTCTATTTACTGATACTTATCGCAATGCCTCTGTTCCTTATCTTTGACCGCTGGATGAGGAAACGATATTTTAATAAGCATCACCCTTAAAGAAAAAGCGAGGATATCCTTTGCAGGAACATCCTCGCTTCACTTTTTTATTTCATATTTTAATCCAGCTTATGAATCACCAATCCCGAACGTAGTTTCGGTTCAAACCACGTTGTCTTAGGCGGCATGATATTGCCCGTATCTGCAATATCCATCAATTGCTTCATGCTGACAGGATAAAGTGCCAAAGCCACTTTCATTTCACCACTATCCACACGTTTCTTCAACTCACCCAGACCACGGATACCTCCAACAAAATCAATACGTTTATCCGAACGCAGATCTTTGATACCGAGAACTTCATCCAGAATAAGGTTGGAAGAAATAGTAACATCCAGTACACCAATCGGATCATTATCATTGTAAGTACCCGGTTTAGCGGTCAGACTGTACCACTTGCCATCCAGATAAAGAGAGAAATTATGCAAACCGGCAGGTTTATAGATTTCAGTGCCTTTTTCTTCTACCGTAAAATTCTTGCTGACAGCAGTCAGGAATTGTTCAGGTGTCAAGCCATTCAAGTCTTTTACAATGCGGTTATAATCAATAATTGTCAGTTGGTTGGCGGGGAAGCAAACTGCCATGAAGTAGTTGTATTCTTCGTCACCGGTATGATTCGGATTCTGCTTAGCTTTTTCGGCTCCTACCAAAGCGGCGGCGGCACTACGATGGTGTCCGTCGGCAATATAAAGAGCAGGCATCTTAGCAAATTCCTTCGTAATGGCATCAATGTCTTCCTGCTTATCAATAATCCAGAAAGTATGACCAAAGCCATCACCGGGAGCAATGAAATCATATACCGGCTTTTCGGCTGTATAATGAGCGATAATAGCATCCAGAGTAGCATTGTCAGGATATGCAAAGAATACCGGTTCGATATTGGCATTATTCACACGAACATGCTTCATACGGTCTTCTTCCTTATCGCGACGGGTCAGCTCATGTTTCTTGATGACGCCGTTCATATAATCAGGTACATAGGCACCTACTACTAAACCGTATTGCGTTTTCCCATTCATGGTCTGCGCATAGACGTAGTAGTTTTCTTTATCATCCTGTACCAGCCAGCCTTTGTCCTGAAACATCTGGAAGTTTTC encodes the following:
- a CDS encoding RNA polymerase sigma factor, which encodes MEYNETHIIQRILRGETALYEYFLNQHGQQVFSLIARIICNQEDAEELTQDVFLKAFQHLSSFKAESSFSTWIYSIAYNTAISATRKKKFDTFAMDDTLLANISDQQVDETLNDESEEMIIRLNRAIEKLNSDERALITLFYYEEKSLNETALILGLTESNAKVKLHRVRKKIYVLIKQEEV
- a CDS encoding DUF1015 domain-containing protein, producing the protein MAIIKPFKGIRPPQELVEQVASRPYDVLNSAEAREEAKGNEKSLYHIIKPEIDFPVGTDEHDECVYQKAAENFQMFQDKGWLVQDDKENYYVYAQTMNGKTQYGLVVGAYVPDYMNGVIKKHELTRRDKEEDRMKHVRVNNANIEPVFFAYPDNATLDAIIAHYTAEKPVYDFIAPGDGFGHTFWIIDKQEDIDAITKEFAKMPALYIADGHHRSAAAALVGAEKAKQNPNHTGDEEYNYFMAVCFPANQLTIIDYNRIVKDLNGLTPEQFLTAVSKNFTVEEKGTEIYKPAGLHNFSLYLDGKWYSLTAKPGTYNDNDPIGVLDVTISSNLILDEVLGIKDLRSDKRIDFVGGIRGLGELKKRVDSGEMKVALALYPVSMKQLMDIADTGNIMPPKTTWFEPKLRSGLVIHKLD